One window from the genome of [Clostridium] celerecrescens 18A encodes:
- a CDS encoding HD domain-containing protein, producing MEARKLLDALLVAEKLKDTTRHCYTTNGRHESVAEHSWMMTLMAFFMRDEFPEANMDKVIRMCIIHDLGECFTGDIPTFEKNQDHEQTEKNLLYNWVRSLPKEYEVEMRELYEEMEERKTAEAQIYKAIDGLEALIQHNMSDLSTWIPKEFELNLTYADDKVAFSDYLKSLRQAVLEDTIKKIGEAK from the coding sequence ATGGAAGCAAGAAAATTATTGGATGCGTTATTGGTTGCTGAAAAGTTAAAAGATACAACTCGCCATTGCTATACTACCAATGGCAGACACGAGAGTGTTGCAGAACATAGTTGGATGATGACATTGATGGCTTTTTTTATGAGGGATGAGTTCCCCGAAGCCAACATGGATAAGGTTATCAGAATGTGCATTATTCACGACTTGGGAGAATGCTTTACTGGAGATATACCTACTTTTGAAAAGAACCAGGACCATGAGCAGACCGAAAAAAATCTGCTATATAACTGGGTTCGTTCCTTACCGAAGGAATATGAAGTAGAAATGCGGGAACTTTATGAGGAAATGGAAGAGCGTAAAACAGCTGAAGCTCAAATTTATAAAGCCATAGATGGTCTAGAGGCATTGATTCAGCACAATATGTCCGACTTGTCTACTTGGATTCCGAAAGAATTTGAACTAAACTTAACCTATGCAGATGATAAGGTTGCGTTCTCCGATTATTTAAAATCTTTAAGGCAAGCTGTTCTAGAAGATACCATAAAAAAGATTGGTGAAGCTAAGTAA
- a CDS encoding DUF2935 domain-containing protein → MITDQQYVILSLELNMFFGRIMKEHSLFLEAGFTPANPDFSKVADQYKQQFETILHNAVVLGNGIISPLVASSGEIVTDYTLGSEQKTQYFTGIAINQEITRLEEALHGDANPLITPALVQQVSQLNAFARPMLEGLIGFKTGLLNDVLSCRMFTANYPLLIDHILREAKLYHSHLITLENRQNPEDDLKETELFWDQIMMEHALFIRGLLDPTECDLINTANDFAGEYNDLMKAAMAATDMTIDSVTDTTLQKTEKYRDFKEAGTKGINECKIRSIILPLLADHVLRESNHYIRLLRQLS, encoded by the coding sequence ATGATTACTGATCAGCAATATGTAATTCTATCACTTGAGCTAAATATGTTTTTTGGGCGCATCATGAAAGAACATTCCTTATTCTTAGAGGCTGGCTTCACTCCTGCCAATCCTGACTTTTCCAAAGTTGCAGATCAATACAAGCAGCAGTTTGAGACTATTTTACATAATGCTGTAGTGTTGGGGAATGGCATTATCAGTCCACTTGTGGCGTCCTCCGGTGAAATCGTCACGGATTACACCCTTGGCAGCGAACAAAAAACACAATACTTTACCGGCATAGCCATTAATCAGGAGATCACGAGGCTGGAAGAAGCACTTCATGGTGATGCCAATCCCTTGATTACTCCTGCATTGGTACAGCAGGTAAGTCAGCTAAATGCCTTCGCCAGACCTATGCTGGAAGGACTTATCGGTTTCAAAACAGGATTATTGAATGATGTATTATCCTGTCGTATGTTCACGGCAAACTACCCACTGCTTATTGATCATATCTTACGTGAAGCCAAATTGTATCACAGCCATTTAATCACGCTGGAAAACCGGCAGAATCCAGAGGATGACCTAAAAGAAACCGAGCTGTTTTGGGATCAGATTATGATGGAACATGCATTATTTATCCGAGGTTTGCTTGATCCAACTGAATGCGACCTCATAAATACAGCAAATGATTTTGCTGGGGAATATAATGATCTAATGAAAGCGGCAATGGCGGCTACTGATATGACCATTGACAGCGTAACGGATACAACCTTGCAAAAAACTGAGAAGTACCGGGATTTTAAAGAAGCGGGTACAAAAGGAATCAATGAATGCAAAATACGCAGTATCATTTTACCTTTGTTGGCGGATCATGTACTACGCGAATCAAACCATTATATCCGGTTGCTTCGACAATTGTCTTAA
- a CDS encoding RidA family protein: MRKTFESMENTLASIDATLNDVVQINLYFRDIKDFRLAADVFNISKMDRPQE, translated from the coding sequence ATTCGAAAGACGTTTGAAAGCATGGAGAATACGCTTGCTTCTATTGATGCTACTCTGAATGATGTGGTACAGATAAATCTTTATTTCAGAGATATTAAAGATTTTCGATTAGCTGCTGATGTTTTTAATATTTCAAAAATGGATCGCCCGCAAGAATGA